In Cryomorphaceae bacterium, the following proteins share a genomic window:
- a CDS encoding GxxExxY protein: MTENELSKIVFNAALEVHKSLGPGLLESAYEECLAYELRKTGLRVEKQKPLPLIYEEIHLEIGYRVDILLENKLVIEVKSVDALNDVHLAQVLTYLKLSHCKLGMLINFNVAMIKNGIKRIANKL, translated from the coding sequence TGTATTTAACGCTGCACTTGAAGTGCACAAATCATTAGGTCCGGGACTACTCGAAAGTGCCTATGAAGAATGTCTGGCGTATGAATTACGGAAAACAGGGCTTCGGGTTGAAAAACAAAAACCACTACCGTTGATTTACGAAGAAATTCACTTGGAAATTGGATACAGAGTGGATATTCTACTGGAGAATAAATTGGTAATCGAAGTGAAATCTGTTGATGCTTTGAATGATGTTCATCTGGCACAGGTACTGACCTACCTAAAGCTGAGTCATTGTAAGCTGGGAATGTTGATCAACTTTAATGTAGCAATGATCAAAAACGGAATTAAACGAATAGCGAATAAACTCTAG